The DNA window GCAGCATCAAGTAGGCGGCGAGAATGGTTGAACGAACGGAACGGATTCCCGAACGTGACTGAAAATTATTCATTCCCGCCGCCCGCGTCGCCGCCTCCTCTGTTTTggcgtgttttttttttgttagtcTCCCCTCGGTTGATTCCAAATTCCTGGTTCCCGGTTTAATATCGCACTCGGAAATTTATTGGAAAATAAAACATACGCGCGAGCGAGCGAGCGATGGTTGGTTCCGATGGGCGGTGGCAGTGGGCTCGACTTTCCACTTCCGATGTACGACGGCACGGATGCTTCAGGCAGGAAGAGAGTTTCAACGGAGTAGGCGAAAGGCTGTGTGGAGAAGGGAAGAAACAATCTGATATCGGTATCCGATAAATAAATCGAATCAATCCTTCTCTCTCTCTGTGTGTCGGAGCGGACAGCCTGTTTTTGTGCCCGGTCGGTCGGATGGTGGCTCCATCCTCAACTGGTGTAGCATCACATCAGAATCATCGGAAATGGTCGAGTCAGGGGGAGTAGGATCGAAGTGGGAAAAATTTTGTTCCTCGGTTCGgagaaaatcaattttaaaagcATTAAATTAATTTGTTCGCTTTGGTTTGGAACGCTTCCGGGTGACGGAAGGGAGTTCTAGTGGAAAGGAATTTCGGGATTGAACGCTTTTGACATTTAGTGCCAGAATGTGTTTATGTATTTTTCACAACCCTCCGGATTGCTTCGATGTGAAATATATCAGTAGGAAGGGTCtggaaaaaattcaaattctaTTTGTTTTCTTTATCTTCTTATAATAAATCAATGCTGTTACGGTAAATTTTTCATAACGGGTTAACCAAAATCGTCGTCTTGTTAGCGCCTCAGGAGctatcgaaagagaaagtaaacatagAGCGTTACTCTCGGCCTCCTGAGTTGTTCTGATTCGCAAATTTGTTGCATCATTAGTTCAGTTATTGTTATGGTAAATCTAACTTTCTCCTTTCTTTCCACTTTCAGTTCGCCATCAAACTCGCCAACAAGCGCAACGAGAAACGCCTCTCGTCGATTGTCGAACTGACGTCGATCATGGTGGACGACAAACCGCCGAGGATAATCGACACGACGGCTCAGAAGATTGACCAGCAGAAGGCGGCTGCGGAAGCGGCCTGGTCGACGGCGGCAGCAGCGGCTACTGCCGGTACTACCAGCAACGGTACCGGCGGCAGTGGGGTCGGTGTTAATCCGCCCAACGGAACGGCTCCCGGTGCGGCGGCTGCTGCTGCAGCTGTTGCTGTAGTCGGTAATGgtagtggtggtggtggtagtgTAATCAATGGCAGCAGTtgcagtagtagtagtagtagcagCAGCAGTATAAGCAGCAGTCTAGGAGTCGCTAGCAGTGCTAGCGGCCTAGCCGtcggcagcagcaacagcaatgGAAGTAGCAGTAGTAGCCTCAGTGCTATTAGTTCCGGTatcagcagtagcagcagcagtagtagcagtagcagtagcGGTATCGGAAGCAGTATTAGCAGCAGTGCGGTCAGTGTTAATCACACCAACCACGTGAGTAGATTTGTTCTAATATTTGTGCTAAATTTCACACGTTTGGGAGAATTTCGGTCCCAATGTAGCAGCCATGCGGTGACTGATGAGATGAACACGAAacgaaaatcaaattttatttaTGTTACGTTTAGTACTCTTTATATCCAAATTggttcaatcaaattttcttccCTTTACGGAGTAAATTTTGCCACAACGCTACTCGTATTACGAAGTAAACGACACAGCGTCACATCACTCAGACACAGCAATGCGTATATCTCCCGCATATATGATACCCTATTGGTAGATTCAATTTACGCATAGTTTTGATGAATCTTGTTACATTTTACATGTAATTCAACAACAAGTTCACACGACTTAGTAGACAGACAAGGAATTTCATAATAATTAGTCTCTAATCCAACGGCCAACATGCACCCGCCATCGGCACGTCTGCCTATCGGGATTAATATATTTCGGCTATTTGCTTTTGAACTGAGCACAGCAAAATTAAAAACATCCATTATCTCACGTGTCAAGCCGAACGGAGCGTCTTATCGGGACGAAGTCACTCGATGCTTTGCTTTCGGACGGACATACTCAACGACCGAGCAGCACAAATTCAAAACAAACTTAAAACCATCACAAATTAGCCGCACCGTCAGTTGACCTTGACGCGAGTGGGCGATAAGCTTGCCTCGCCACCGGAAACTCGCAATTATCCGCCCGAACACAAACCGGAGGCGTGAATGACGGACAGACTGACTGACTGAGTGAGGAGCAGAAAGTGGCAACGAGCGTGTGAATAAAAGCCGTAAAATCG is part of the Topomyia yanbarensis strain Yona2022 chromosome 1, ASM3024719v1, whole genome shotgun sequence genome and encodes:
- the LOC131692567 gene encoding uncharacterized protein DDB_G0271670-like, which produces MVDDKPPRIIDTTAQKIDQQKAAAEAAWSTAAAAATAGTTSNGTGGSGVGVNPPNGTAPGAAAAAAAVAVVGNGSGGGGSVINGSSCSSSSSSSSSISSSLGVASSASGLAVGSSNSNGSSSSSLSAISSGISSSSSSSSSSSSGIGSSISSSAVSVNHTNHNLSLPPNVDPGTSDDSGRASERLTTSSVAQRDADSSRDRLSDASSRCSSGKGYICDSEGDDDKVNLNTISQMFYDGLKVNTKHYVMYETGIKLKSSCKEEYKIQSTLRRRTRNATMTLLNSGYK